Proteins encoded within one genomic window of Bacteroidota bacterium:
- a CDS encoding T9SS type A sorting domain-containing protein — protein MKNLFTLFFLLISSAIFSQTPGWNWSRVAGGESYDLGSCIATDNSNNVITCGYFYGDTVFFGTHTLLNKGLNDFYIVKYDANGNVAWATSEGGAGDDYAIALAPDASGNIYVTGYFTGDSLIIGNDTLLNASAGYGDIFVAKYNSNGIPQWAKRFGAGDWDIAQAVAVEPSTGNFYVAGCYYNSTITIGTNTFTNNGLYDVLLIKFDPSGNVKWAKHSGGSLNDMGNAVATDNFGNIYISGGFASDSLTFGTTTLHNAGPGYPDIFVAKYDSAGNFRWTKRAGDSLNDHSVCVATDNSGNCFVGGHYHSASFQFASTTITNNGMGDVYLLKYDSAGNELWGRGQGGAMHDFGYAVAVDAVGNSYMSGMFNSSSMTIGTTTLTNSSMSSQDMFLYKYDPSGNPLWAISAGGMTDDEMNSIAIGSSGAIYATGDWRSPMINFGPDNYFNEDSTIGYADIFIGKLDVMTGMSTMSETKNIFLYPNPSNGIFTIRNNFSETFELQIFNSLGQEILRKENLNENNFEIDLGSEANGIYFMKVMSDENIYSEKIIIEK, from the coding sequence ATGAAAAACCTCTTTACCCTATTCTTCCTTTTAATTTCTTCTGCAATTTTTTCTCAAACTCCCGGCTGGAACTGGTCGCGTGTTGCCGGAGGAGAGAGTTACGATCTCGGAAGTTGTATTGCCACTGATAATTCGAACAACGTGATCACGTGCGGATATTTTTACGGCGACACGGTTTTTTTCGGCACACATACTTTGCTTAACAAAGGCCTCAACGATTTTTACATTGTGAAATATGATGCAAATGGAAATGTGGCCTGGGCAACGAGTGAAGGTGGTGCTGGTGATGATTATGCAATTGCGCTCGCGCCTGATGCTTCCGGAAATATTTATGTCACCGGTTATTTCACCGGCGATTCGCTCATCATCGGTAACGACACCTTGTTGAATGCATCGGCCGGCTACGGAGATATTTTTGTGGCGAAATATAATTCGAATGGAATTCCCCAATGGGCAAAACGTTTCGGCGCGGGCGACTGGGATATTGCGCAAGCGGTAGCGGTTGAACCTTCTACAGGAAATTTTTATGTGGCCGGATGTTATTACAACAGCACGATCACTATCGGAACAAATACATTCACCAACAACGGACTTTACGATGTACTGCTGATAAAATTCGATCCTTCCGGAAATGTGAAGTGGGCAAAACATTCCGGCGGCTCGCTCAATGATATGGGCAATGCAGTGGCGACAGATAACTTCGGAAATATTTATATCTCCGGTGGATTTGCAAGTGATTCGCTCACGTTCGGCACAACTACTTTGCATAATGCAGGCCCGGGTTATCCCGATATTTTTGTTGCGAAATATGATTCGGCAGGAAATTTCCGCTGGACAAAACGCGCTGGCGATTCGCTGAACGATCATTCTGTTTGTGTGGCCACTGATAATTCCGGGAATTGTTTTGTAGGCGGGCATTATCACAGCGCCTCATTTCAATTTGCAAGTACTACGATCACGAACAATGGAATGGGCGATGTGTATTTGTTGAAATATGATTCTGCAGGAAATGAATTGTGGGGAAGAGGCCAGGGCGGAGCGATGCATGATTTCGGTTATGCAGTGGCGGTAGATGCGGTGGGAAATTCCTACATGAGCGGAATGTTCAACAGTTCGTCAATGACAATTGGCACAACAACGCTAACAAATTCTTCCATGAGCAGCCAGGATATGTTTTTATACAAATACGATCCTTCCGGAAATCCGTTGTGGGCGATTAGTGCAGGAGGAATGACGGACGATGAAATGAATTCCATTGCCATCGGATCTTCCGGCGCAATATACGCGACCGGCGACTGGAGAAGCCCGATGATAAATTTTGGCCCCGATAATTATTTCAATGAAGATTCCACGATCGGTTATGCCGATATTTTCATTGGGAAATTAGATGTGATGACGGGAATGAGTACTATGAGTGAAACAAAAAATATTTTTCTGTATCCCAATCCTTCGAATGGAATTTTCACCATCCGGAATAATTTTTCCGAAACTTTTGAACTGCAAATTTTCAATTCACTCGGACAGGAAATTCTTCGCAAAGAAAATCTGAATGAAAATAATTTTGAAATTGATCTGGGCAGTGAAGCCAATGGAATTTATTTCATGAAGGTAATGAGCGATGAAAATATTTATTCGGAAAAAATAATCATTGAGAAATAA
- a CDS encoding T9SS type A sorting domain-containing protein has protein sequence MKTKFILVFAIIILGLPFYFSAQTFSGGYQHSLAICSDHTVKAWGNNSSGELGIGNTTDSYFPVTVNSLTGIIAVSGGGGFSIALKNNGTLWAWGDNSTGELGNGNNASSNIPVQVTNWTTGYVSVDAGFDHLLAIKPDGTVWSWGTNTYGQLGIGNFSNSNVPVHVLGLTGIIAVSAGNGNSLALKNDGTVWAWGLNHSGQLGIGDTANRNLPVQINITNIISISAGYAHSLFLRNDSTVWGSGWNVYGQLGTGNNISSNTPVQSTGLSGIISITAGCGHSNALKSDGTIWAWGENMSGELGDGNGEFASNVPVAVAFLNGVSTIGIGGRQSFALKNDGTFWTWGQNNYGQLGNGNTNDSPVPVELNGFCQVAASVNEIEETKNIFLFPNPSSGIFTIRNNFSGNYQIEIFNSLGQEILHNENLNENNFEIDLGSEANGIYFVKVTSDEKIYSQKIIIEK, from the coding sequence ATGAAAACGAAATTCATTTTAGTTTTTGCAATCATTATCTTAGGTCTGCCATTTTATTTTTCTGCCCAGACTTTTAGCGGTGGTTACCAGCATTCACTCGCAATCTGTAGTGATCATACCGTAAAAGCGTGGGGAAATAATAGTTCGGGTGAGTTGGGAATTGGCAATACAACTGATAGTTATTTTCCTGTTACGGTTAATTCTCTCACCGGGATCATTGCTGTTTCTGGCGGCGGCGGTTTTTCGATCGCGTTGAAAAATAACGGAACACTTTGGGCATGGGGTGATAATTCTACAGGCGAACTCGGAAATGGAAATAATGCAAGCAGCAATATTCCCGTGCAGGTTACGAACTGGACCACAGGTTATGTTTCGGTTGATGCAGGTTTCGACCATTTACTTGCAATAAAACCTGACGGAACCGTCTGGTCTTGGGGAACGAATACTTACGGGCAACTCGGAATCGGAAATTTCTCCAATAGCAATGTTCCTGTTCATGTTTTAGGTTTGACAGGAATTATCGCTGTGTCGGCAGGAAATGGAAATTCTCTCGCGTTGAAAAATGACGGAACCGTGTGGGCATGGGGACTGAATCATTCGGGCCAACTCGGCATCGGTGATACCGCGAACAGAAATCTTCCTGTGCAAATAAATATTACAAACATTATTTCTATTTCTGCTGGTTATGCTCATTCGCTCTTTCTCAGGAATGACAGTACAGTTTGGGGCAGTGGTTGGAATGTTTATGGACAGCTCGGAACCGGAAATAATATCAGCAGTAATACTCCAGTGCAATCAACGGGTCTTTCTGGAATAATTTCCATTACTGCAGGATGCGGACATTCGAATGCCTTGAAAAGCGATGGAACAATTTGGGCGTGGGGAGAAAATATGTCCGGTGAACTCGGTGACGGGAATGGTGAATTTGCAAGCAACGTTCCGGTCGCGGTTGCATTTCTCAACGGAGTTTCTACAATAGGAATTGGCGGCAGGCAATCTTTTGCTCTGAAAAACGATGGAACATTCTGGACGTGGGGACAAAATAATTATGGACAACTCGGAAATGGAAATACAAATGACAGCCCTGTTCCTGTGGAGTTGAATGGATTTTGCCAGGTTGCGGCTTCAGTAAATGAAATTGAAGAAACAAAAAATATTTTTCTGTTTCCCAATCCTTCTTCCGGAATTTTCACAATCAGAAATAATTTTTCAGGAAATTATCAAATAGAAATTTTCAATTCACTCGGACAGGAAATTTTGCATAATGAAAACCTGAATGAAAATAATTTTGAAATTGATCTGGGCAGTGAAGCCAATGGAATTTATTTCGTGAAGGTAACGAGCGATGAAAAAATTTATTCACAGAAAATAATTATTGAGAAATAA
- a CDS encoding T9SS type A sorting domain-containing protein: MKSKFILVFLFFILSANIFAQGNWLWAKSATGASPDEGFAVCTDTAGNVFVTGEFQSPILTFGSVNLVNTGAWDIFIAKYDPNGNVLWAKRAGGGSGDEAFSICADQNGNIFITGTYSSSSITFGSTTITNAGGYDIFIAKYDANGNALWAKSEGGTGTDVGYGVSADATGNVYLTGYFFSPTMTIGTTLLTNAGSSDIFIAKYDPNGNALWAKSCGSTGGDEGVSVVADHSGNAVLSGFFFGPSISIGTNTLTNAGSYDIFIAKYDANGNVLWANGAGGTGDDEGYSLCADANSNVFLTGYFQSNSIVFGTNTLTNPGVSNDAFLVKYDPNGNAVWSKNATGINDKGYSVSADASGSVYMSGEFVLSVTFGSTTLSMPSNFTEPMFLARFDPNGNLLCAEALSSGGDDQNGIAADSFGNVYIGGDFYVSPFVIGSDTLTSAGAGDEDVFVAKYHCGNETGIDQSNIFFTPVIFPNPSNGNFILQNNFTGKYDLSIFNSLGQEILRNENLNENNFEIDLSADEDGIYFIRITNRENIFSQKIIIQH, from the coding sequence ATGAAATCAAAATTCATTTTAGTTTTTTTATTTTTTATTCTATCGGCAAATATTTTCGCGCAGGGAAACTGGTTGTGGGCGAAGAGTGCGACAGGCGCGAGTCCCGATGAAGGTTTTGCCGTTTGTACTGATACGGCAGGAAATGTTTTTGTTACAGGAGAGTTTCAAAGCCCCATCCTCACTTTTGGATCTGTCAATCTTGTGAACACCGGTGCGTGGGATATTTTCATTGCTAAATATGATCCGAACGGAAACGTTCTTTGGGCAAAAAGAGCGGGTGGCGGAAGTGGTGATGAGGCATTTTCAATTTGCGCTGATCAAAATGGAAATATTTTTATCACGGGAACCTATTCCAGCTCTTCTATTACTTTCGGAAGCACGACAATTACGAACGCCGGCGGCTATGATATATTCATTGCCAAGTATGATGCGAATGGAAATGCACTTTGGGCGAAAAGCGAAGGAGGAACAGGCACTGATGTTGGTTATGGCGTAAGTGCAGACGCAACCGGAAATGTTTATTTAACCGGATATTTTTTCAGTCCGACGATGACCATCGGCACAACTCTCCTTACCAATGCAGGCAGCAGCGATATTTTTATTGCCAAATACGATCCGAACGGAAATGCGCTGTGGGCGAAAAGTTGCGGATCAACAGGAGGTGATGAAGGTGTCTCCGTTGTTGCTGATCATTCCGGCAATGCAGTGCTCTCCGGATTTTTTTTCGGCCCTTCTATTTCCATTGGAACAAATACACTAACGAATGCCGGCAGCTATGATATTTTCATTGCTAAATATGATGCTAATGGAAATGTACTTTGGGCGAACGGTGCCGGGGGAACCGGTGATGATGAAGGTTACTCTTTATGTGCAGATGCAAACTCAAATGTGTTTTTAACCGGATATTTTCAGAGTAATTCGATCGTGTTCGGCACAAACACACTCACTAATCCTGGTGTATCGAATGATGCATTCCTTGTCAAATATGATCCGAATGGAAATGCGGTCTGGTCAAAAAATGCGACAGGAATAAACGATAAGGGCTACTCTGTAAGTGCAGATGCATCGGGCAGCGTTTATATGTCCGGTGAATTTGTTTTGTCTGTCACTTTCGGTTCAACAACACTCAGCATGCCATCCAATTTTACTGAACCGATGTTCCTTGCCCGGTTTGATCCGAATGGAAATCTTCTTTGTGCGGAAGCGCTTTCGAGCGGAGGTGACGACCAGAATGGTATTGCTGCAGATTCCTTCGGGAATGTTTACATCGGCGGAGATTTTTACGTTAGCCCTTTTGTTATTGGTTCCGACACGCTGACATCAGCCGGAGCCGGCGATGAAGATGTTTTCGTTGCAAAATATCATTGCGGTAATGAAACCGGAATAGATCAATCGAATATTTTTTTCACTCCGGTAATTTTTCCTAATCCTTCCAATGGAAATTTTATTCTTCAAAATAATTTTACCGGAAAATATGATTTGTCTATTTTCAATTCACTCGGACAGGAAATTTTGCGTAATGAAAACCTGAATGAAAATAATTTTGAGATTGATCTGAGTGCTGATGAAGATGGAATTTATTTTATTCGCATAACGAACAGAGAAAATATTTTTTCACAAAAAATAATTATTCAACATTAA
- the purL gene encoding phosphoribosylformylglycinamidine synthase subunit PurL, translating into MSATATLTTVETAKQLGLLPEEFEKIKSILGRIPNFTELSIYSVMWSEHCSYKNSIVWLKTLPKDGPHMLAKAGEENAGLIDIGDGLGCAFKIESHNHPSALEPYQGAATGVGGINRDIFTMGARPIAQLNSLRFGDPNLEKTKWLVRGVVKGIGDYGNAFGIPTVGGEVFFDECYNVNPLVNAMSVGIVKNGETVSAISYGEGNPVFIVGSSTGKDGIHGAAFASKDITEDSAKDLPAVQVGDPFQEKLLLEASLEVIQTGAVVGMQDMGAAGITCSTSEMSAKGKSGMNVWLDKVPTRQQNMKDWEILLSESQERMLVVVKKGQEEKVKKVFDKWDLNCVQIGEVTNGDRLKYFMSGELVADVPGESLVLGGGAPVYKREWKEPKYFSETKKFKIDDVKIPADLKGVAKYLASHPNIASKKWVYNQYDSMVGTVNMSTNAPSDSAIVNIKGSKKALAMNVDCNARYVNADPEVGCAIAVSEAARNIVCSGGEASAVTNCLNFGNPYNPEVYWQFVGSIKGMGKACEKFKTPVTGGNVSFYNNSASDGPVFPTPTIGMIGIVTDKKFITTLDFKNEGDSIYLIGKIANDISSSEYLYSFHGIKNSPAPYFDLDEEFNMQRALTSAIRAGVIASAHDCSDGGLFITLLESAMPKNMGFEISSEKSVRKDAFLFGESQGRVVVSVSAANENKLEMEMKNAGVPFLKLGKVKGKDSVIDGENFGSVADYKMKYENRIGEMMN; encoded by the coding sequence ATGTCAGCAACTGCCACACTCACCACTGTAGAAACTGCAAAACAACTCGGGTTACTTCCCGAAGAATTTGAAAAAATAAAATCCATTCTCGGACGCATTCCGAATTTTACGGAGCTGAGTATTTATTCCGTGATGTGGTCGGAGCATTGCTCTTACAAAAATTCCATCGTGTGGCTGAAGACGCTTCCGAAAGATGGCCCGCACATGCTGGCGAAAGCGGGCGAAGAAAATGCCGGGCTCATTGACATTGGTGATGGACTCGGCTGCGCTTTCAAAATCGAATCACATAATCATCCGAGTGCGCTCGAACCTTATCAGGGCGCAGCAACTGGAGTCGGCGGGATCAACCGCGATATTTTCACTATGGGCGCGCGCCCGATCGCGCAATTGAATTCACTTCGTTTCGGCGATCCGAATCTCGAGAAAACAAAATGGCTTGTGCGTGGTGTGGTGAAAGGAATCGGCGATTATGGAAATGCTTTTGGAATTCCTACGGTTGGCGGAGAAGTTTTTTTCGATGAATGTTATAATGTGAATCCATTAGTGAATGCAATGTCGGTGGGAATTGTGAAGAACGGCGAAACTGTTTCCGCTATTTCTTATGGTGAAGGAAATCCTGTTTTCATTGTGGGATCTTCCACAGGCAAAGACGGAATTCACGGCGCTGCATTTGCGTCGAAAGATATCACTGAAGATTCTGCGAAAGATCTTCCCGCTGTGCAGGTGGGCGATCCGTTCCAGGAAAAATTATTGCTCGAAGCGTCACTCGAAGTCATTCAAACCGGCGCTGTCGTCGGAATGCAGGATATGGGCGCGGCGGGAATCACGTGTTCCACTTCTGAAATGTCGGCGAAAGGAAAAAGCGGGATGAATGTGTGGCTCGATAAAGTTCCCACGCGTCAACAGAATATGAAAGACTGGGAAATTCTTCTTTCTGAATCTCAGGAGCGGATGCTGGTGGTGGTGAAAAAAGGACAGGAAGAAAAAGTGAAAAAAGTTTTTGATAAATGGGATCTCAATTGCGTGCAGATCGGTGAAGTGACGAATGGCGATCGCCTGAAATATTTTATGAGTGGAGAATTGGTCGCTGATGTTCCGGGCGAATCGCTCGTTCTTGGCGGTGGTGCGCCCGTGTACAAGCGCGAATGGAAAGAACCAAAATATTTTTCTGAAACGAAGAAATTTAAAATCGACGATGTGAAAATTCCTGCGGATCTGAAAGGAGTTGCAAAATATCTTGCTTCTCATCCGAACATCGCTTCGAAAAAGTGGGTGTACAATCAATATGATTCCATGGTGGGAACAGTGAACATGAGTACGAATGCTCCTTCCGATTCCGCGATTGTGAATATCAAAGGTTCGAAAAAAGCGCTCGCGATGAATGTGGATTGTAATGCGAGATATGTGAATGCAGATCCGGAAGTTGGTTGCGCGATCGCAGTTTCAGAAGCAGCGCGGAATATTGTTTGTTCGGGAGGAGAAGCTTCGGCTGTTACAAACTGTTTGAATTTCGGAAATCCATATAATCCAGAAGTGTATTGGCAATTTGTGGGTTCAATAAAAGGAATGGGAAAAGCGTGTGAGAAATTCAAGACGCCGGTCACAGGAGGAAATGTTTCGTTCTATAATAATTCTGCTTCAGATGGCCCCGTGTTTCCTACACCAACGATCGGTATGATCGGAATTGTTACAGATAAAAAATTCATCACCACACTCGATTTCAAAAACGAAGGCGATTCTATTTATCTCATTGGTAAAATTGCAAATGATATTTCTTCTTCAGAATATCTTTATTCATTTCACGGAATAAAAAATTCGCCCGCCCCGTATTTTGATCTCGATGAAGAATTCAATATGCAGCGTGCGCTCACATCCGCCATACGCGCAGGCGTGATCGCAAGTGCGCACGATTGCTCGGACGGAGGTTTATTCATCACGCTGCTCGAAAGTGCAATGCCGAAAAATATGGGATTTGAAATTTCTTCTGAGAAGTCGGTGAGGAAAGATGCATTCCTGTTCGGCGAATCGCAGGGCAGGGTAGTGGTGAGTGTTTCTGCGGCGAATGAAAATAAATTGGAAATGGAAATGAAAAATGCAGGAGTTCCGTTTTTAAAATTAGGAAAAGTGAAAGGGAAAGATAGTGTGATAGACGGGGAGAATTTCGGAAGTGTTGCAGATTATAAAATGAAATATGAGAACAGGATCGGGGAGATGATGAATTGA
- a CDS encoding LexA family transcriptional regulator, producing MSKIGKNLRYLRGIKRWSQEKLAEELKITRARIGSYEEGRCDPPVDVLIRVSNLFHVAVDALVKCDLNSVDPSSLMKVGQNRILFPIVIDKMNNDQVEVVTVKASAGYLEGYSDPEYISKLPAMNLPFKVTGKNRAFPIKGDSMPPLKPGAWVIGKFVEHVNDIVNGKTYVLITKEEGVVYKRVHRKNNSSSLELHSDNKDYEPYSVKISDVVELWEFVCALNLSDRKEEEINLESVMQLLRSMKVEMEQIRKR from the coding sequence ATGTCGAAAATCGGAAAAAATCTGCGCTACCTGCGCGGAATAAAAAGATGGTCGCAGGAAAAGCTGGCCGAAGAACTGAAGATCACGCGTGCGCGCATTGGCTCGTACGAAGAAGGAAGATGCGATCCGCCGGTGGATGTACTCATTCGCGTTTCGAATCTTTTTCACGTGGCGGTAGATGCACTTGTGAAATGTGATCTGAATTCGGTGGATCCATCCTCGCTGATGAAAGTGGGACAGAACCGGATCCTGTTTCCGATTGTCATTGACAAAATGAACAACGACCAGGTGGAAGTGGTAACGGTGAAAGCATCGGCCGGTTATCTCGAAGGATATTCCGATCCCGAATACATTTCGAAATTGCCGGCAATGAATCTTCCTTTCAAAGTCACGGGTAAGAACCGCGCATTTCCCATCAAAGGCGATTCCATGCCGCCGCTGAAGCCGGGCGCGTGGGTGATCGGGAAATTTGTGGAGCATGTGAATGATATTGTCAATGGAAAAACGTATGTGCTCATTACAAAAGAAGAAGGCGTAGTGTACAAACGCGTTCACCGGAAAAATAATTCCTCTTCGCTCGAACTGCATTCCGACAATAAAGATTACGAACCGTATTCTGTAAAAATTTCCGATGTGGTGGAATTATGGGAATTCGTGTGCGCACTCAATTTATCGGACCGCAAAGAAGAAGAGATCAATTTGGAAAGTGTGATGCAGTTACTGCGAAGTATGAAAGTGGAAATGGAACAGATCAGGAAGAGGTAG